The Cydia pomonella isolate Wapato2018A chromosome 17, ilCydPomo1, whole genome shotgun sequence genome includes a window with the following:
- the LOC133527138 gene encoding uncharacterized protein K02A2.6-like has product MTQVTSTIPSLDNFDCGGDPVSVGVRWEKWKRALEIYFLAANIEEDVVKRATLLHLGGLALQEVYYNLPGAHAEKATDVDVYNVAMEKLDAYFSPKQSRYYERYIFRLMKQDEGERFEAFLVRLRQQADKCKFTARDENLIDQIIEKGNSSELRKKILSAGDSVTLQQVITIATTLETVNRQLDTFGKTGSMKAGDMDKSDINKIDTRKLPARGTSKTCYRCGSNKHLSFAPECPARDKKCLKCGIIGHFKDYCKTKKLKRKFEHKKDDKFNNAKRQRFDHPQKDTEEVDYVFHLDNDEVINCQVGGVTIEMLIDSGCRCNIITDETWEYLKSHNVKTANQIAHPDKTLVAYGSQTPLDVTGKFEAQIYIRDGLETMATLYVIRNGSRNLLGRITAKQLGVLQTGIPVNNISTFPKFKGVKIQIPIDDKVKPVIQPYRRIPIPLEAKVNSKLTELLEADIIEEVNGPSQWVSPMVPVLKENGDLRICIDMRRANEAIIRENHPLPTMDELLPHFRQAKFFSRLDIKNAFHQLEIDEDSRHITTFSTSKGLFRYKRLMFGVSCAPEMFQKVLEKMLLGCEGTANFIDDIIIYGSDEKEHDTRLKKVLQVLKDNDVLLNEAKCIYKTNKIEFLGHELTANGVKPLDKYILAIQSAKRPTNVEEIQSFLGLVNYVGKWIPNLASLTEPLRQLVRLKLSKTTDLRKYWTSSQEQAFDTLKASLSNIQTLGYYNPADRTQIVADASPVGLGALLIQIDRNGPRIIAFGNKSLTDCEKRYCQTEKEALALVWAVEHFKTYLFGKEFEIISDHKPLETIFGPRSKPCARIERWVLRLQAYKYKVIYRPGKDNIADPISRLCQSISPKPFDNENYINAIVQYSRPTAVPLKEIEAVCATDEEIMALKSGIYENKWHESISAYKAFQTEICFQGNIALRGNKLIIPKELRDRVLEAAHQGHPGIVAMKTRLRTKVWWPKIDRDAENRVKACKGCTLVSAPNPPHPIKRRELPVEPWIDVAVDFLGPLPSNDYLLVLIDYYSRYKEIKIMRSITAVDTVRVLKEIFSRLGYPVTLTCDNDNQFTSETFKTFCKECNIVIYNTIPYWPQMNGEVERQNRDILKRLKISQVEKKNWKDDLLEYLIMYNSTPHTTTGKTPSELFFRRQFRDKIPTVADMECKILDSDVRDRDKEKKEKGREYTDTKRKAKDSNLEIGEKVYVKNLIKDNKLTPNFNPESHTVTDVSGGDVRVRNDVTGKEYRRNVVHLKKTETGEWAVINQNSSNAPHADQDQNED; this is encoded by the coding sequence ATGACCCAAGTAACATCAACTATACCAAGTCTAGACAATTTCGATTGTGGAGGCGATCCGGTTTCCGTCGGTGTAAGATGGGAAAAATGGAAACGGGCGCTGGAGATATACTTCCTGGCCGCTAATATCGAGGAAGATGTGGTAAAGCGGGCCACTTTACTACATCTCGGTGGGCTTGCTCTGCAAGAAGTCTATTACAATTTGCCGGGTGCTCACGCCGAAAAAGCTACTGACGTCGACGTCTATAATGTGGCTATGGAAAAATTAGATGCTTATTTTTCCCCTAAGCAGAGTAGATATTATGAACGCTACATATTTAGGCTTATGAAACAAGATGAAGGGGAAAGGTTTGAAGCTTTTCTTGTGAGACTTCGGCAACAGGCTGACAAATGTAAATTTACGGCAAGGGACGAAAATTTAATTGACCAAATCATCGAAAAAGGAAATAGCTCCGAATTGCGGAAAAAGATTTTGTCGGCCGGCGATAGTGTCACTTTACAGCAAGTGATAACTATAGCGACCACACTGGAGACTGTCAATAGGCAACTAGACACGTTTGGAAAAACTGGGTCAATGAAGGCGGGTGACATGGATAAATCggacataaataaaattgatactAGGAAATTACCAGCAAGAGGCACCTCAAAGACTTGTTATCGATGCGGTAGCAATAAACACTTGTCATTTGCACCCGAATGCCCTGCTAGGgacaaaaaatgtttgaaatgtgGGATTATCGGACATTTTAAAGATTACTGTAAAACTAAAAAGCTGAAGCGGAAATTTGAACACAAAAAAGatgataaatttaataatgcaAAAAGGCAAAGGTTTGACCACCCACAAAAGGATACCGAAGAAGTGGATTATGTATTCCATCTAGATAACGACGAAGTTATCAACTGTCAGGTCGGTGGTGTCACTATTGAGATGTTGATAGACTCTGGATGTAGATGCAATATCATTACTGATGAAACGTGGGAGTATTTAAAGAGCCATAACGTGAAAACCGCAAATCAAATCGCACATCCTGACAAGACATTAGTGGCTTACGGCAGTCAAACGCCACTAGATGTGACGGGGAAATTCGAGGCGCAGATATATATTCGTGATGGACTTGAAACAATGGCTACCCTATATGTCATTCGAAACGGGTCGCGTAACCTTTTGGGAAGGATTACTGCAAAACAACTCGGCGTCCTTCAGACTGGCATACCGGTTAACAACATCAGTACATTTCCCAAATTCAAAGGTGTTAAAATTCAAATCCCAATCGATGATAAGGTAAAACCGGTTATCCAACCGTATAGAAGAATACCGATACCTTTGGAAGCAAAGGTAAATTCAAAACTAACAGAACTACTAGAAGCCGACATCATCGAAGAGGTCAACGGGCCTTCGCAATGGGTATCGCCCATGGTACCTGTGCTCAAGGAAAATGGCGACCTTCGGATTTGTATCGACATGAGGAGGGCTAATGAAGCTATTATAAGGGAGAATCATCCTCTTCCTACGATGGATGAGTTGCTACCCCATTTCAGACAAGCGAAATTCTTTTCTCGGCTTGACATAAAAAATGCTTTTCATCAACTGGAGATTGACGAAGACAGCAGACACATTACAACCTTCAGCACCAGTAAAGGATTATTTCGGTACAAAAGATTAATGTTTGGGGTGTCATGCGCGCCGGAAATGTTCCAAAAGGTGCTAGAGAAGATGTTGTTAGGATGTGAAGGTACTGCAAATTTCATCGACGACATCATTATATACGGATCTGATGAAAAAGAACATGATACACGGCTCAAGAAAGTCCTACAGGTCTTGAAGGACAACGATGTCCTACTCAATGAAGCTAAATGTATTTACAAGACAAATAAAATTGAGTTCCTTGGCCATGAACTCACTGCAAACGGGGTAAAACCACTTGATAAATATATCCTAGCCATTCAATCGGCGAAGAGACCAACCAATGTTGAAGAGATTCAAAGTTTCCTCGGATTGGTGAATTATGTGGGGAAGTGGATCCCTAATTTGGCATCATTAACGGAGCCCCTTCGTCAGCTTGTACGACTTAAATTGAGCAAAACGACGGACCTTCGTAAATATTGGACTAGCTCTCAAGAACAAGCGTTTGATACATTAAAAGCGAGTCTGTCAAATATACAAACATTGGGCTATTATAATCCAGCTGACAGAACGCAAATAGTGGCTGATGCATCTCCCGTGGGTCTTGGAGCCCTGCTGATACAAATAGATCGAAATGGTCCTCGTATCATAGCGTTCGGTAATAAGAGCCTAACTGATTGTGAGAAAAGGTATTGCCAGACCGAGAAAGAGGCTTTGGCCCTCGTCTGGGCAGTCGAACATTTTAAAACGTATTTGTTCGGCAAAGAGTTTGAGATTATAAGCGACCACAAGCCTTTGGAAACCATATTTGGTCCCAGATCTAAACCATGCGCACGTATTGAGCGCTGGGTTCTCCGCTTGCAGGCTTACAAGTACAAAGTAATTTACCGGCCAGGCAAGGACAATATCGCCGATCCCATTTCTCGGCTTTGCCAATCAATTAGTCCCAAACCGTTTgacaatgaaaattatattaatgcgATCGTACAATACAGCAGGCCGACAGCAGTACCATTAAAAGAAATTGAAGCCGTCTGTGCCACAGATGAAGAAATAATGGCGCTTAAAAGCGGAATCTATGAAAACAAATGGCATGAATCTATTAGCGCTTATAAAGCTTTCCAAACTGAGATCTGTTTTCAAGGAAATATTGCTTTAAGAGGGAACAAATTGATTATCCCCAAAGAACTTCGAGACAGAGTACTGGAAGCTGCACATCAAGGTCATCCTGGCATAGTAGCCATGAAGACTCGTCTCAGAACTAAAGTGTGGTGGCCAAAGATAGATCGAGATGCAGAAAACAGAGTTAAGGCCTGTAAAGGATGCACACTCGTTTCAGCACCTAACCCCCCACACCCTATTAAGAGACGAGAGCTTCCAGTCGAACCCTGGATCGATGTTGCGGTTGACTTTTTAGGACCTCTGCCATCAAATGATTACTTACTGGTTCTCATCGACTACTATAGTCGCTACAAAGAAATCAAGATTATGCGAAGTATCACAGCTGTAGACACGGTTAGAGTCCTAAAAGAAATATTCTCCCGGTTGGGATATCCTGTGACTCTGACATGCGATAATGATAACCAGTTTACCAGTGAGACCTTCAAGACTTTCTGTAAGGAATGCAATATtgttatatacaatacaatccCTTATTGGCCACAAATGAACGGCGAAGTCGAACGCCAAAACAGAGATATCCTTAAACGGCTGAAAATCAGCCAAGTAGAAAAAAAGAACTGGAAGGATGATCTCCTAGAATACTTAATTATGTACAACAGCACTCCACACACCACTACAGGTAAAACACCTTCAGAACTCTTCTTCCGAAGGCAGTTCCGAGACAAAATACCCACAGTGGCTGATATGGAGTGCAAAATACTCGATTCAGATGTAAGAGATAGGgataaagaaaagaaagaaaagggACGGGAATACACTGATACGAAGAGGAAAGCAAAAGATAGTAATCTAGAAATCGGTGAAAAGGTCTACGTGAAAAACTTGATAAAAGATAACAAACTTACTCCCAACTTCAATCCTGAATCGCACACTGTTACAGATGTAAGTGGTGGTGATGTTAGAGTAAGGAATGACGTGACTGGAAAAGAATATCGCAGAAATGTTGTTCACCTCAAGAAAACTGAAACTGGTGAATGGGCTGTTATAAATCAAAACAGCAGCAATGCACCTCACGCGGACCAAGATCAAAATGAAGATTAA